The window GCAAGGCTATCCCGGCCTTATCCCAGGCCTTAGTTTGGTGCAGTGCATCTTCAGCATCCCGGAAAAGCCGGTCTAGTTTCAGGGCCACTACATGCTTAACCTTCTTGCGGGCTACTAGTTGCAAGGGCCTTTCTCCGCCAGGCCGGGTAGCCAGAGGTTTAGCTGCCGAAACTCCTTCCTCCCGGATAACTTCCGTTTGGGCTGTCAGGGAAACCCCACCTTAGCCTATTCCCCTGTGGAAACCCTTATGTAGCACACGGCTTTCTCTATGCCGCTATCTCCCTTCTTTGTCCCTCTCAAGCCATATTGTAAACCTTTCAGCCGTCTATGTCAACACTTTTTTGTCCATTTTTATCCCTCTCTGTCGTATAAAACTGTTCGGTTTTGTACCAAAATAAAGGGCACTATCAAAAAGTGCTCTCCTGTTTCCCGTATACCCGGACCGCCCCCCGGCTTTTTTATGTCTCCGAAACTCCCCAAAACCCTACCCGCTTCAGGGTCAAAGTGACCTTCAATCTCCCGGCCTCCAGTTTTGCTCCTATGGGCCTCTACATCCAGGGAAGGTATAATCGCCTTGTCCCAAAACTCGCATCTACGGGCCTCCTACGCGCTCCCGGGGCCCCTTTCCTCCTAACGTTCACCCAACTCTTGCCCTACCACAGGCCATAATGTTGAATCTACAGCACCAGTTAATTCCCAGTTTATTCACCTTTGAGTTTCATAACCCCGTTACGCCAAGTGCCTACCTCATAACTGTTAATGAAGAACGTTATCCTCACCTCATTCTTAGATACTGGGAAGAACGCTGGCTGAATGTATTCCTCAAACACATAGTTACCTGCTTCCTCATATGCCGCCCTAACCTCTCTATCTGATACCGAGAATCTACCCTGCCCAAGATGAAAATTCCAAGAGGGCTGACATGTTGTATTAACCCGCGCCTCTAATAAGTCCATCTTCAGTAGATGGCACAACAGTAAATGACTCTTTGTTTAACTTCTGTGTTAAAGCTCATCCTCCTGTATTAAGACGAGCAGTTAATTCAAGAGCCGTCCAATTCTCATACCCAGGCACTACGGAATCTTGATGAATTGTCAGTGCAGGGTAATCAGGATAACCAAATTCTCTATAGAGTTTTATGCATGGTTGCCTATTCTCATCTATTGATAACAATATCCGTGGTTTATCCGAAGCATCATACATCCGCAACGAGGTCGCCCGCAAATACACCCCCCCTTTGTTTTCTGAATCAACTACATCAATTGCCCCACCTCCTATTGTCACGCCTAGTGCCAATTGCCTCTTGCCCTCTTTATTGAACACCTCGATCTGCCCACCGGCCTCCCACTCTCGATCCCGTGCGGCACTGCGAAGCACCACCTGTTCCCGCCCGGCCTCATCCACCACGACTATGCGCCTGGCCCGTATCTCATCAACGATGCTTTCCGCCGCCTGCAATACCCGCGTCTCACGGGCCACACCGAAGAACAGTGCCACAAATAGCAACGGGTAAACTATGTATCTCTCCCACTTAGCCATAAGAACACCTCCCTTTTTTGCTGTCAGTATTCGTCACTGCGCTATCCTTTACCTGTAGCGGCCTGCCCTATTTTTGGAAATACAACCCGTTTGCATGTTCCCCACGGACATGCTAGACGGTCTCCTGCGTATCGTAGGAAGTCCGCTTTTGTCACTCTCGTCACCCTTGGCTAACCCAGCATGAATCCTCGTGGAGGCTCGCTACCCCCGGTCGCGCATAAAACCCTTCCGGGGTCATTGGAGGTGCGCCGCCGGTCTAGGACAGCCACCCCGAATTCTCGATAAGGGGAGTATTCCACATGCACCAGGACGCGTCAAAATGCCCTACAATGGCCGATAAAATCCTTGGATATATATGAATCCACCTACCCGCGCATTATCGCCCATCCCAGAGGCCTTTCTGCGCGTTACAGGCCTATTCGATACGCCCTACTATGAGGGTAAGCCCCCGTCCTGTGGGAGCCAGCACGCCACCGCACGCAGGATACGGGCATTCATCGGGAGGCATTACATCAGCGACATCGGCCAGGATCTTTCGTCCGCACCGCTTGCAGACATATTCCAGGGCTTCTCCTGCCTTTCGTCTTGGCATATCGGCCTGCCACAGAAGGGATACCACCAGGGCATTCATAGACGTGCCCGCCTTTTTCGCCAGAGAGGATAGCCTGCGAGAGTCATCATCGGTGAGATAAAGCATTACCCGCTTCTTCATGGCTGCGCCTCCATACTAGTATTCCGCACTAATAGCAGTAAGATTACTAGTATTAGCATAGCATACTAGTATAAGAAGTCAATAAAAAAGAGGACTTCCCCCACCATACCCCCCTTAGCGAAATTTGCGACAGCATACACGCTGCCGCCCGCCCGGTCCCAGGCCTGAAACTCCTGGAGATTTTATGGGCCTATCCCCCTTGAATTTAACGATTTAACCCAAAAAAATAAGACCTTACAGAGGAAAACTCCGCGCCTGCGGTGACCCCTACCGGTTTATCCTCTGGAAGGACCCAAAAACTTTATCAGCATCACACTAACCGGGTCAGCCGTTTGAGGGCCTCGTCATTCTGCCAGTTCGCCTCCACGTCCTCCGGGTCAGTCGCGCCCTTGGGAGCCATGTTAACACCATACAGGCCTACAGCTCGCAGGATATGCACAGCCGCAGCCTGCCTCAATCTGAGGTCCTGCTTCTGCTGCAGGTCCTCTTCCAGGACACTCACCGCCTGCGCCACTAATTGCCGTAATCGTTCGGTCTGTCCGCCCCATACTTCCTGCCGCCTGCGGTTTAGTTCCGCCACAAACAGAGCATTCCTGTTGCGCCACTCCGTCACGGTCTGACGGCTCACCCCTACAGCCTCGGCAACCTCCCTATCACTCTTCCCTTGCAGCAGCAGGTCAATCGCGTTTTCTTGCTCGATGGTCAACTGTCGGCTTTTGCCTATTTTCGCCACTTCCGCCATTCCTTTAACCCCTCCCGTTAAGAATTATACGCCTCCAATACCTTCTTTATCTGGCCGAATGTCTCCAATACGGCCATCAGGGCTTCATTCTTCGCCCTGAGCCCTTCTAACTTCAACCTGTTGTAGGTGTCCCAGTGCATCCACTTTGGCTTATCAGGGAAGGGATACATCAGCTCTGCCCTCCCGCCTAACCGCTCCTGTATCTTCTGCGCCTTGCGCATTAGCCTATGGGCTCGGTCCTCCCGCTGACTTTCGTAAGCTAAATCATAACAATGCCGGCATAGGAAATACTTGCCCCCTAGATACAGCTTCCCTACCCGCCGACCACACCTTGTATTAGGACACACAAACCAGGGCCTCCGGCCTCCGTAATTGCATTCAGTCCAGGTGATAGGCACGATATAGCGCACCTTCTCTGCATCCTCCGTCCCAGGCCTTATGGTGTAGGATAGCTCTATCGCATCAGGGAGGACAGTAACCCCGATACTCGCCTTTTCTCTCCCGTCATCCCGCTTCCACGCCCACCCAAACCATTGTTCAGGCCGGAGAAGGCCTTCTCTGTACCAGCGATTCACGTCAAGGCTCCGGCATCCCTCTACAGTATCCTTCTTACTCAGCCTATACCAGTTCCCTGATCCACGGCCACCCACTGCAGCCGAACACCTCCCAGATTTCCCCGAAATCATTAGGCAACCTTGCCCGTTTTGTTGCTCCTTTGTAGCTTTAATCCCTTGGCGCACTTGGAATTCACCATTGCAACCGAATCGCAATATGTGTATACCTATCCTAGCTCCTCCACGATCTCCGCGAATATCTTCCGGGCCTTCTCCCGGTCCTCACTTTCGCCCAGGGCCTCCACGTCCAGGGTCACGGTCTTGCCTGGGTGAGTGCTGCCTTCTTTGTCTGTCCACTCTGGCCGGGATATTTGCAGCTTCCCGGCCTTTGGATACCACCTGAGACTATTCTTCTCGCTCTTCGCCTCGATAGGATTTTCACTCTCCCAATACTTGGCCATACTCGTTACCTCCTGCCGCTTTTTTCTGAAGGCCTTCATCAGCCGTAACCCACCGCCGGCACCCTGTGCACCATGCCCGCGCACCTGATAGTGCCCATACCACAAGTCGTCCACATTCGCCGCACCGAAAGGGCACCAGCTTAAATTCAGTCTTGCGCTTCATCGGCTTCTTCCTCCTCCCCAAATATTTGGGTAAAGTAGTTCCATAATGCCTGCCTCACGATCTCGCTTACCGTTATGCCCCGCTCCTTTGATAACGCCGCTAAAGTATCGCGATACCCGCGCGGAAGGCGCACATAAATCCCTACAGAGTCATCATCCGGCTTGAATAGCCTACGGTATGCCGCGTCCAGGCTAATTCTCCTGCTATCTAACAATTCCACGAGCCTTATCGCTTCAGGGTTCCCTTTCTTCAATTCATCCCCGATCCGCATCATCTTGCGATATGTCTCCCTTGATATCAGAGAGGACATCTGCGCCCCCACCCGTGCAGCAGTCTCACGCTCATGCCGTGCCTTGCTCGTCATGGTTCCCTCCTCTCCTCGGGATCTGCTTCCACCAGCCAGGGTCATGAATCCATCGGCCTGTTTTCGGGTCCCGCCGGGTAGTCCAGCGGGTTCTCGCCATTGACAATTAGGACAGGGCAATTGCCCACGAATTGCACTTCTTCTATTTGGGATTGAAGCAGGGTAACGATCTCCGACTTGTGCTGGATAAGCTCTGGCTTTAATCCATTTATCTCCACTCCAGGCGGAACCTCTATGTGGAGCTTGTCGCCATTGAGGGATATGTTCACGCCAAGGCTCCAAAGTTCCTCGAGCAATTCCCTGGCAGTCATATCTCGAACACCTGCCCCCTCATGGGTGGGAAATTCTCAACCTCTTTACTAACAGTGCTAATACTGCTAACACTTTTTGAAAATCCTTGATCCACGTGGGGTTGAGAGCTCAAAAGTGTTAGCGGAGGGTCACTAACACTTCGCTTCATCGCTAACACTTCTGGAGTGTTAGCGGTGTTAGCAGTGTTAGCAGTGTTAGCGGTATAAGCACCATTAGTGGTGTGAGTGGATATGGTATACTTACCGTATCCCGCCTTCCTGATTACACCTTCTTGGGCTAACTTGGTAAGGAGGAATCGGATGTTCGCTTCTTTTTTCCCTAGAAAATAGGCAATATCCTTAGGCTTTAACGCGTCCCCGGCCTGCCTTAAGACCTCGATGATTTCCTGTCGTTCGCGGCTTATCCGGTATTCTTCAGCGTCTCCGAGTAAGCACCATCCCCCAACATGGGAGTCCCGTTCTAATGCAAGTTCTTTCTCCTCGATGTCGCGTCCCGTGATAAAAAGGATACCGTCAACACGGGCACGGTCACGCTTTAGTATCCAGATACCATCAGCCGCACCCGCTAATCCTGTAGTCCCGCTCAACAGGTCAAGAGGATCGTCCTCGGGGGCTTTTTTAATCGGCGAAATATGGGAAGATAACAACTTGGTGTTCTGCACAGAGATAGGGACACCTATAAACCCGCCTAATCTCCATAGAAGATCCTTCAGGCCCATCCTTCAAAGAGCCGGGGTACGGGAAATAAGAATTCACGATCTACGACATACCTGCGCTACCCTATTACTTCTTGAAGGGACTAATCCCCGAGTCGTGCAGGAGCAATTAGGACATAGCAATATTGCAACCACCTTGGGGCTGTACAGCCATGTGTTGCCTTCGATGAAGAAGCAAGTGGCCAGCACTATGGATGCTCTTTTTGGCTCTGGGAAAGGAGAGAAGAAAACGTGGGAGTCCCCGTCTGCCAAGGTTTAGAGGGGACCATTTTTGACAGTTAAATTGACAGCTATGAGAGTAAAAAAAGGCGTATTGGGTAGAAATGGTAGACTCTCAAACCCTTGCGGTACAACGGGATGGACATGGATGGACAAAGCAGATAGGACTGAAAATCCGCGTGTCCCCAGTTCGATTCTGGGTCTCGGCACCATATTTTTGTACGAAGAGATTTGCCCAGCTACACCGTCCGCTGTGCCGTTTCGCGGGCGGAAGCGCTCTGGGCCCCTCATCAGGAGGGACCGGCATGAAAGAACCTACCGTAATGCGCGGCAAGATTATGCCGAAAGCGAAAGACAGCAAATTGCGCATATCGCTTCAGGAGCCGGAGACTCCCACCCTGGCAAGCATCTCCCGGGAGGAAGCCCTGGCCAGGTTCCTCCTAATGAAGAAGGCACAGGGGGTCAGGGAGCGCACCATAAATGACTACCGAAGAGTCGTGACGCTTTTCTTCAGAAGGTTTCCAGACGCCTTCAAAAGCGAAGAAGACCTCTCAAATTCCGTATATCAGCATATGGCTCAGAAAATCGGGCCGAACACCTATAACCTGAGACTGATTTATTTGAAGGTTTTCTTTAATTGGTACATAGAAGAGAAGATTCTGCAGAAAAACCCGCTTGCTGGCTTCAAGAGGAAGCCACCCAAATCCAGGATAGTTGAGATTAAGCCGGTGGCCCTCCGCTTGATAGAATCCGGCCAGGTGCCACTAGCCCGCCAGACGGACGAGCCGCACGATAATATACAGCCTCTTGGTTCAGCGCGATTTCTGGTATGGCCCCGAATAGTGTTTGTCTAGCCAAGCCTTCGTCGAATAGATGTTGCGCCCATTTGGGTTTAATAGGGACGATAAACGTAGGTATATCTGCATCAGTGATCTTTGCAGGCCACAATAAATGCTCGATCTGTGTAGCAGTTTGAGGGTCCATGGTTGCCTCATGTATGCCAAGAGTATTTATTAGACGGGTGAAACATTCTTGCTCGAGTCCATACATTTGAACCAGACTGGCTAGGCGCTCAGAGAGCCGTGCAGCAGTCTCCGCAACTGCTAGATTCACCTTTATCCATTCCTTATTAGCCTGAACAAAACCGCCTTCACGAAGGGCGGCTACTATGACATCGCTGCTATAGTGGTCACAAATTTTTATTAAAACTCGCCTTTCCCTCGATGAGAGCGTCACTGCTTTGGAGATTAAATGTCGCGCTATGGTTCCCTCTAAAGGCCCCGGTCGAATTCGAATTACCGGAATTTCTAATCCATATTTGTTTCCTTTATCAAATACAACCAACGCGACCGGTTCCCGCTGTTCATTGAAAGCAATAAGACAAGCAAATCTCTGCGGACAAGCAAGAAAACGACGCATCTGCTGGGAAAAATCAGACTTCCTTTCCCTTTTATTCGCACAGCGGAAGACATCCAACATTGCCCTTTCTTGCCCGCTGCAAACACGGCCTATATGAAAATATGAATCTGATCCACAAGAAAGAGGCCAGCAACGTCGCCGGGCCTTGTCGGTTTTGAGAGAGATACATAAGTTACAGTGTTGGTGCGGCATATATATCCAGGGCCCTTGAGGGCCTGCTTACCACAGGAATCTATAGCGCGACCTTTGCGCCAT is drawn from Bacillota bacterium and contains these coding sequences:
- a CDS encoding helix-turn-helix domain-containing protein; protein product: MAEVAKIGKSRQLTIEQENAIDLLLQGKSDREVAEAVGVSRQTVTEWRNRNALFVAELNRRRQEVWGGQTERLRQLVAQAVSVLEEDLQQKQDLRLRQAAAVHILRAVGLYGVNMAPKGATDPEDVEANWQNDEALKRLTRLV
- a CDS encoding site-specific integrase, which encodes MISCRSRLIRYSSASPSKHHPPTWESRSNASSFSSMSRPVIKRIPSTRARSRFSIQIPSAAPANPVVPLNRSRGSSSGAFLIGEIWEDNNLVFCTEIGTPINPPNLHRRSFRPILQRAGVREIRIHDLRHTCATLLLLEGTNPRVVQEQLGHSNIATTLGLYSHVLPSMKKQVASTMDALFGSGKGEKKTWESPSAKV